A single region of the Mus caroli chromosome 16, CAROLI_EIJ_v1.1, whole genome shotgun sequence genome encodes:
- the Litafd gene encoding LITAF domain-containing protein isoform X2, with protein MAPKEDPDHDVQQPRETPPPFYPPGTRGPGSPGVYPVYNQVPPGLFTGIPYMPTSIPVQTICPYCGNRIMTVTTYTPGLLTWLLCSGLFVFGSPSLLLPRNRGSV; from the exons ATGGCACCAAAAGAGGACCCTGACCATG aTGTTCAGCAGCCCAGGGAGACACCACCTCCTTTTTACCCTCCTGGCACAAGAGGACCAGGATCACCTGGAGTTTACCCCGTGTACAACCAAGTCCCACCAG GCCTGTTCACTGGCATACCTTATATGCCAACTTCGATCCCAGTGCAGACCATATGTCCCTACTGTGGGAACCGTATCATGACAGTGACCACCTATACCCCAGGCCTCCTCACCTGGCTGCTGTGCAGTGGCCTCTTTGTGTTTGG GTCGCCATCACTGCTTCTGCCAAGAAACAGAGGCTCAGTATAG
- the Litafd gene encoding LITAF domain-containing protein isoform X1, which yields MAPKEDPDHDVQQPRETPPPFYPPGTRGPGSPGVYPVYNQVPPGLFTGIPYMPTSIPVQTICPYCGNRIMTVTTYTPGLLTWLLCSGLFVFGCFLGCCLIPFCIRSTMDVTHSCPLCHHQIFYFHRLGL from the exons ATGGCACCAAAAGAGGACCCTGACCATG aTGTTCAGCAGCCCAGGGAGACACCACCTCCTTTTTACCCTCCTGGCACAAGAGGACCAGGATCACCTGGAGTTTACCCCGTGTACAACCAAGTCCCACCAG GCCTGTTCACTGGCATACCTTATATGCCAACTTCGATCCCAGTGCAGACCATATGTCCCTACTGTGGGAACCGTATCATGACAGTGACCACCTATACCCCAGGCCTCCTCACCTGGCTGCTGTGCAGTGGCCTCTTTGTGTTTGG GTGCTTCCTGGGCTGCTGTCTCATCCCCTTCTGCATACGGAGCACCATGGATGTGACCCACTCCTGCCCCTTGTGCCATCACCAGATCTTCTACTTCCATCGCCTGGGATTATGA